One stretch of Thermococcus sp. 21S9 DNA includes these proteins:
- a CDS encoding type II toxin-antitoxin system VapC family toxin: MTARSVYLDSSAILKRYLNENGSDLVKKAFRDAYRGEVKLAFSFWNIGEVIGIFDKKLRRGQLTEEEFNFLKRGFLAEVKRFTRLGVLEVVPVHSLLLADAWELIERYHIYQADALQIVSAKYVKADAFYTVDRRLHEVALKEGLNSILVGVRE, encoded by the coding sequence ATGACCGCGAGGAGCGTTTACTTGGACAGTAGCGCAATCTTGAAGAGGTATCTGAACGAAAACGGAAGCGACCTCGTGAAGAAAGCCTTCAGGGACGCCTACAGAGGTGAGGTAAAGCTGGCCTTCAGCTTCTGGAACATAGGCGAGGTAATCGGAATATTCGACAAAAAGCTGAGGAGGGGCCAGCTCACAGAGGAGGAGTTCAACTTCCTGAAGAGGGGCTTCCTGGCGGAGGTAAAGCGGTTCACGAGGCTGGGTGTCCTTGAGGTCGTTCCCGTTCATTCCCTGCTCCTCGCCGATGCGTGGGAGCTGATTGAGAGGTATCACATTTATCAGGCAGACGCCTTGCAAATAGTTTCGGCGAAGTACGTAAAGGCCGATGCCTTTTACACCGTCGACAGGAGGCTTCACGAGGTGGCCCTTAAAGAGGGCCTGAACTCAATTCTCGTGGGGGTGAGAGAATGA
- the panB gene encoding 3-methyl-2-oxobutanoate hydroxymethyltransferase: MREVTPKRIREMKGKEKITMVTAYDYPSALLADTAGIDIVFVGDSLGMVVYGDNNTLNVTMEQMVFHTRAVARAVKRALVLADMPFSSYEVSVEEGVKNAVRLIQAGADAVKIEGGADYEKLVRKLVRMGIPVMGHTGLTPQRYLRLGGYRITGETEEEIEEILRDAKALERAGAFAVVLEFVLADVAKLVTEEVSIPTIGIGAGPYVDGQVLVWHDLLGIYESSPPFAKRYAELGKIIRDALGQYNREVKAGEFPSSEHYWEYQDKEDFERKAKNALRRLDL; encoded by the coding sequence ATGAGGGAGGTAACGCCCAAGAGAATCCGCGAGATGAAGGGGAAGGAGAAAATCACGATGGTGACGGCCTACGATTATCCCTCGGCGCTCCTGGCGGATACAGCGGGAATTGACATCGTCTTCGTTGGCGATTCCCTCGGAATGGTCGTTTACGGCGATAACAATACGCTCAACGTGACGATGGAGCAGATGGTCTTCCACACAAGGGCCGTTGCAAGGGCCGTTAAGCGGGCGCTCGTTTTAGCGGATATGCCCTTCTCCAGCTACGAGGTTAGCGTCGAGGAGGGCGTTAAGAACGCCGTTCGATTGATTCAGGCCGGTGCCGATGCTGTGAAGATTGAAGGCGGTGCCGACTACGAGAAGCTCGTCAGAAAGCTCGTTAGAATGGGAATTCCGGTTATGGGCCACACCGGTTTAACTCCCCAGCGCTATCTAAGGCTCGGTGGCTACAGAATCACCGGCGAGACGGAGGAGGAAATAGAGGAAATCCTGCGCGACGCGAAAGCCCTTGAGCGGGCCGGGGCCTTTGCCGTTGTGCTTGAGTTCGTCTTGGCCGATGTTGCGAAGCTCGTAACTGAGGAGGTCTCGATTCCAACGATAGGAATCGGGGCGGGCCCGTACGTTGATGGCCAAGTTCTGGTCTGGCACGACCTCCTTGGAATTTACGAGAGCTCGCCTCCCTTCGCCAAGCGCTACGCCGAGCTTGGGAAGATTATCCGGGATGCCCTGGGTCAGTACAACCGCGAGGTCAAGGCTGGAGAATTTCCAAGTTCCGAACACTACTGGGAGTACCAGGACAAGGAGGACTTCGAGAGGAAGGCGAAAAACGCCCTCAGAAGGCTCGACCTTTAA
- a CDS encoding ribosome biogenesis/translation initiation ATPase RLI, with product MARIAVIDYEKCNPDKCGHFLCERVCPVNRMGGEAIIIDEENYRPVIQEASCTGCGICVHKCPFNAITIVNLPEQLDEDCVHRYGINGFVLYRLPVVKEGMVVGILGPNGTGKTTAVKILSGQLLPNLCGDNDSWDNVIKAFRGNELQTYFERLKNGEIRPVVKPQYVDLIPKAVRGKVRDLLKKADEGGRFEEVVRELELEGILDRDIRQLSGGELQRVAIAAALLRNAEFYFFDEPSSYLDIRQRLKVAKIIRNLADSGKNVLAVEHDLAILDYMSDIIHVVYGKPGAYGIFSQPKSTRNGINEFLRGYLRDENVRFRPYEINFSKKSERKSQEGEILVEYPRLVKDYGSFRLEAEGGELYIGEVVGIVGPNGIGKTTFVKMLAGVEKPTEGEIDWSLTVSYKPQYIKTDYDGTVYELLSKIDASKLMSSFYKSELLNPLGIPELYDKNVNDLSGGELQRVAIVACLIRDADLYLLDEPSAHLDVEQRLAVSKAIRSLMAKNEKTALIVEHDVMMVDYLSDRLIVFEGQPGRFGKASKPMGMREGMNRFLASVGITFRRDPDTGRPRANKEGSVKDREQKERGEYYYT from the coding sequence ATGGCGAGGATAGCGGTCATCGACTACGAGAAGTGTAACCCCGACAAGTGCGGTCACTTCCTCTGCGAGAGAGTCTGCCCGGTCAACCGAATGGGCGGTGAGGCGATAATCATAGACGAGGAAAACTACAGGCCCGTCATACAGGAGGCCAGCTGTACCGGCTGTGGAATCTGCGTTCACAAGTGCCCCTTCAACGCGATAACGATAGTCAACCTGCCGGAGCAACTCGACGAGGACTGCGTCCACCGCTACGGAATAAACGGCTTCGTCCTCTACCGCCTCCCCGTCGTCAAGGAGGGTATGGTCGTCGGAATCCTCGGTCCCAACGGAACCGGTAAGACGACGGCCGTCAAAATCCTCTCCGGCCAGCTTCTGCCGAATCTCTGCGGTGACAACGACTCCTGGGACAACGTGATTAAGGCCTTCCGCGGAAACGAGCTCCAGACGTACTTCGAGAGGCTGAAGAACGGGGAGATTCGACCGGTCGTGAAACCCCAGTACGTTGACCTGATTCCAAAGGCCGTTAGGGGAAAGGTCCGGGACCTGCTTAAGAAGGCCGACGAGGGCGGAAGGTTCGAGGAAGTCGTTAGGGAGCTTGAGCTCGAGGGAATCCTCGACAGGGACATAAGACAGCTCTCCGGCGGTGAGCTCCAGCGCGTTGCCATAGCCGCGGCCCTCCTGAGAAACGCGGAGTTCTACTTCTTCGATGAGCCGTCGAGCTACCTCGACATAAGGCAGAGGCTCAAGGTCGCCAAAATCATCAGGAACCTCGCCGACTCAGGAAAGAACGTCCTGGCGGTCGAGCACGACCTTGCTATCCTCGACTACATGAGCGATATAATTCACGTCGTTTACGGTAAGCCCGGAGCCTATGGTATCTTCTCTCAGCCCAAATCAACCAGAAACGGCATAAACGAGTTCCTCCGGGGCTACCTCCGCGATGAGAACGTCCGCTTCAGGCCCTACGAGATAAACTTCAGCAAGAAGAGCGAGAGGAAAAGCCAGGAGGGCGAAATCCTCGTCGAATATCCGAGGCTCGTGAAGGACTACGGCTCCTTCAGGCTCGAGGCCGAGGGTGGCGAGCTCTACATCGGCGAGGTCGTCGGAATCGTCGGTCCAAATGGAATCGGTAAGACGACCTTCGTGAAGATGCTCGCGGGAGTCGAGAAGCCAACGGAGGGCGAGATAGACTGGTCCCTTACCGTCTCGTACAAGCCCCAGTACATAAAGACCGACTACGACGGAACGGTTTATGAACTCCTCAGCAAGATTGACGCGAGCAAGCTCATGAGCAGTTTCTACAAGAGCGAGCTCCTGAACCCGCTCGGAATTCCAGAGCTCTACGACAAGAACGTCAACGACCTTTCCGGCGGTGAGCTCCAGCGCGTTGCCATAGTGGCCTGCCTGATAAGGGACGCCGACCTGTACCTCCTCGACGAGCCCTCAGCGCATCTCGACGTCGAGCAGAGGCTGGCGGTTTCGAAGGCAATCCGCTCGCTCATGGCCAAGAACGAGAAGACGGCACTTATAGTCGAGCACGACGTCATGATGGTTGACTACCTGAGCGACAGGCTGATTGTGTTTGAGGGCCAGCCCGGCAGGTTCGGTAAGGCGAGCAAGCCGATGGGCATGCGCGAGGGAATGAACCGCTTCCTGGCATCGGTCGGTATAACCTTCAGGCGCGACCCCGATACCGGCAGACCGAGGGCCAACAAGGAAGGCTCGGTGAAGGACAGGGAGCAGAAGGAGAGGGGCGAGTACTACTACACCTAA
- the moaC gene encoding cyclic pyranopterin monophosphate synthase MoaC, with the protein MELTHVDEKGVKMVEVGHKDVVFRKAVAKGRIKLKPETIELIKAGKTKKGNVIATAQIAGILAVKKTPELIPLCHPIPLTGVDISFEFGEDYIEATCEVRAYYKTGVEMEALTGVTVALLTIWDMVKAVEKDENGQYPVTRIENVRVVEKIKQK; encoded by the coding sequence ATGGAGCTGACCCACGTTGATGAAAAGGGCGTGAAGATGGTCGAGGTCGGGCACAAAGATGTGGTTTTTCGAAAGGCTGTTGCAAAGGGCAGGATTAAGCTCAAACCGGAAACGATAGAGCTTATCAAGGCAGGCAAGACAAAGAAGGGCAACGTGATAGCGACGGCCCAGATTGCCGGCATTCTGGCGGTAAAGAAGACGCCCGAGTTAATCCCCCTCTGCCACCCGATACCGCTGACCGGCGTTGACATCTCCTTCGAGTTCGGCGAGGACTACATCGAGGCCACCTGCGAGGTTAGGGCGTACTACAAGACCGGCGTCGAGATGGAGGCCTTAACCGGCGTAACGGTCGCACTGCTCACGATATGGGACATGGTGAAGGCCGTCGAGAAGGACGAGAACGGCCAGTATCCGGTGACCAGAATCGAAAACGTTAGGGTCGTGGAGAAGATTAAACAGAAATGA
- a CDS encoding ribbon-helix-helix protein, CopG family — protein sequence MGKVKTSVYVDEELWREFKELALREGSEVSRLLEEALMNYLINEVLKDVDDSEVPLWFEPLDVGGESSEKLLREMRDDREERLLGQ from the coding sequence ATGGGCAAGGTTAAGACGAGCGTTTACGTCGATGAGGAACTGTGGAGGGAGTTTAAAGAGCTGGCCCTTCGGGAGGGAAGCGAGGTCAGCAGACTGCTGGAGGAGGCGCTGATGAACTACCTCATAAACGAGGTCTTGAAGGACGTTGACGACTCCGAGGTTCCCCTGTGGTTCGAGCCACTCGACGTGGGTGGCGAGAGCAGTGAAAAGCTCCTGAGGGAGATGAGGGATGACCGCGAGGAGCGTTTACTTGGACAGTAG
- a CDS encoding flippase: MARNLLKNIGHLMAGSFARSIIMVIFTIYIIRVISVQDFGIYSTVLAFSAITTAFVNFGLDTYLTREASRDKEIFIPLLKTVTKARFLLFALSEVILYALLKVLGYPEEVIFLTLVFAFDPLLCFLLDSIYSILYIEGRTHPVALAEFGKRALLLLFVLFTARYGLPWIVVSYIVADLIVLAFLYADYRKLVRDFPRGSSVSMREVLRKSLPFSLQTLTGLFFWNVDIMMVSKLLGAVATGFYNVGATIFKAIYFIPQSFGSVLFPKMSEAHHEGNLERLRGPILESTKSLLLIAIGIVLYSQTSLPYYIPLLFGDKYAPAMKLMGPMSLIVLFYFPAFIGQNLLMAIGREKEAVNTLVFANIANFILNLIFIRLFGLLGAVYGTVVSQALFLGATVYYLRDVLPKVLPPMELARGLVWGTLAWVLTALAVLWLENYVKPDWADNLYFLTLYLLYKTGIIKVEGFRI, encoded by the coding sequence ATGGCCAGGAACCTGCTCAAGAACATCGGACACCTGATGGCGGGTAGCTTCGCGAGGAGTATAATAATGGTCATCTTCACGATTTACATAATCAGGGTTATCAGCGTTCAGGACTTTGGAATCTACTCGACAGTTCTCGCTTTCTCGGCCATAACGACGGCCTTCGTCAACTTCGGTCTCGATACCTACCTCACCCGCGAGGCCAGCAGGGACAAGGAGATTTTCATTCCCCTCCTCAAAACGGTGACGAAGGCCCGCTTCCTGCTCTTCGCCCTCTCAGAGGTTATCCTCTACGCGCTCCTCAAGGTCCTCGGCTATCCAGAAGAGGTCATCTTCCTCACCCTCGTCTTCGCCTTCGACCCTCTCCTCTGCTTCCTCCTCGATTCCATCTACTCAATCCTTTACATCGAGGGCAGAACGCATCCGGTCGCGCTGGCCGAGTTTGGAAAAAGGGCCCTTCTCCTCCTCTTCGTGCTCTTCACTGCCCGCTACGGCCTCCCCTGGATTGTTGTTTCCTACATCGTGGCCGACCTAATAGTCCTCGCCTTCCTTTACGCTGACTACAGGAAGCTTGTGAGGGACTTCCCTCGGGGGAGCAGTGTGTCTATGAGGGAGGTTCTCAGGAAGAGTCTTCCATTCTCCCTCCAGACTTTAACCGGCCTCTTCTTCTGGAACGTTGACATAATGATGGTTTCAAAGCTCCTCGGAGCTGTCGCGACGGGATTCTACAACGTCGGCGCGACGATTTTCAAGGCGATATACTTCATTCCCCAGTCCTTCGGCTCGGTGCTATTCCCCAAGATGAGCGAGGCCCACCACGAGGGCAACCTCGAGAGGCTCCGCGGGCCAATCCTCGAGTCCACCAAGAGCCTTCTCTTAATAGCGATTGGCATCGTGCTCTACTCCCAGACGAGCCTTCCCTACTACATTCCCCTGCTCTTCGGCGACAAGTATGCTCCTGCGATGAAGCTCATGGGGCCGATGTCGCTAATAGTGCTCTTCTACTTCCCGGCCTTCATCGGTCAGAACCTCCTCATGGCAATCGGGCGCGAGAAGGAAGCCGTCAACACGCTGGTCTTCGCGAACATCGCCAACTTCATCCTGAACCTGATTTTCATAAGGCTCTTCGGACTCCTCGGTGCCGTCTACGGAACGGTGGTCAGCCAGGCCCTCTTCCTTGGGGCGACGGTTTACTACCTCCGCGACGTCCTCCCGAAGGTTCTCCCACCAATGGAGCTCGCGAGGGGTCTCGTCTGGGGAACCCTTGCGTGGGTTCTCACCGCTCTGGCCGTCCTCTGGCTGGAGAACTACGTAAAGCCTGACTGGGCCGATAACCTGTACTTCCTGACGCTCTACCTGCTCTACAAAACGGGGATAATAAAGGTGGAAGGCTTCAGAATCTAA
- a CDS encoding tRNA (cytosine(49)-C(5))-methyltransferase — MSARDVIKETNPPFYERYSKLDDSDEFWEFMVRPLRQSIRVNTLKAPLEVVVERLREEFELEPIPWVREGFFINVDNLAKVPEHGLGLIFGQEASSMIPPVVLEPRPGELVLDMAAAPGSKTGQIAQYMENEGCIIANDPNRDRANVLTANLNRMGVLIARVTTRDGARFARFENTFDRVLLDAPCSSVGMIRKSWRFLREWREKAVVKYMNIQKRLILAGYKALKPGGTLVYSTCTIDPLENEEVVDYLLRKTDARLEKIDLPVKTSEPVLEWEGKTYSDELKKALRIHPNDNDTEAFFIAKIVKPGDGE; from the coding sequence ATGAGCGCGAGGGACGTTATCAAGGAAACCAATCCCCCATTTTACGAGCGCTACTCAAAGCTCGACGATTCGGACGAGTTCTGGGAGTTCATGGTTAGGCCACTCAGGCAGAGCATAAGGGTGAACACCCTCAAGGCACCGCTCGAGGTTGTTGTTGAGAGACTCAGAGAGGAGTTCGAGCTTGAACCGATTCCCTGGGTCAGGGAGGGGTTCTTCATCAACGTTGACAACCTCGCGAAGGTTCCGGAGCACGGCCTGGGCCTAATCTTCGGCCAGGAAGCGAGCTCGATGATTCCGCCGGTGGTTCTTGAGCCGAGGCCGGGGGAGCTGGTTCTCGACATGGCCGCTGCGCCGGGCTCGAAGACCGGGCAAATAGCCCAGTACATGGAGAATGAAGGCTGTATAATAGCAAACGACCCCAACAGGGATAGGGCCAACGTCCTGACAGCGAACCTCAACAGGATGGGTGTTCTGATAGCGAGGGTAACGACGAGGGACGGGGCCAGATTTGCGCGCTTCGAGAATACCTTCGACAGGGTTCTATTGGATGCACCGTGCTCCTCGGTCGGAATGATACGAAAGAGCTGGCGCTTCCTGAGGGAGTGGCGTGAGAAGGCCGTCGTCAAGTACATGAACATTCAGAAGAGGCTCATCTTGGCGGGCTACAAAGCGTTAAAGCCCGGCGGAACTCTCGTATACTCCACATGCACGATAGACCCGCTTGAGAACGAGGAGGTCGTTGACTACCTCCTGAGGAAGACCGACGCGAGGCTTGAAAAGATAGACCTGCCCGTGAAGACGAGCGAGCCAGTCCTCGAGTGGGAGGGGAAGACATACTCGGACGAGCTGAAGAAGGCCCTGCGCATACACCCGAACGACAACGACACAGAGGCGTTTTTCATTGCAAAGATAGTCAAACCGGGTGATGGGGAATGA
- a CDS encoding RtcB family protein, with protein sequence MVPLKRIDKIRWEIPKFDRRMRVPGRVYADDQLIEKMRQDRTLEQAANVAMLPGIYKYSIVMPDGHQGYGFPIGGVAAFDVKEGVISPGGVGYDINCGVRLIRTNLTEKEVRPRIKELVDTLFKNVPSGLGSKGRVRLHWSQLDDVLADGAKWAVDNGYGWKEDLEHLEEGGRMEGADPSAVSQKAKQRGAPQLGSLGSGNHFLEVQVVDKIYDEEIAKAYGLFEGQVVVMVHTGSRGLGHQVASDYLRIMEKANRKYGIPWPDRELVSVPFQSEEGQRYFSAMKAAANFAWANRQMITHWVRESFEEVFKRKAEDMEMHIVYDVAHNIAKVEEHEVDERKVKVVVHRKGATRAFPAGHPDVPRAYRDVGQPVLIPGSMGTASYVLAGAEGSMKETFGSSCHGAGRLLSRKAATRQYRGDRLRNELMKRGIYVRAASLRVVAEEAPGAYKSVDNVVSVVHQAGIAKLVARMRPMGVAKG encoded by the coding sequence ATGGTGCCGTTGAAGAGAATAGACAAAATCCGCTGGGAGATTCCCAAGTTCGACAGGCGGATGCGCGTTCCGGGCAGGGTTTACGCTGACGACCAGCTCATCGAGAAGATGCGCCAAGACAGGACGCTGGAGCAGGCCGCCAACGTTGCCATGCTTCCCGGCATATACAAGTACTCAATCGTTATGCCCGACGGTCATCAGGGCTATGGCTTCCCGATTGGAGGTGTCGCGGCGTTCGACGTGAAGGAGGGCGTGATAAGCCCCGGAGGCGTCGGATACGACATCAACTGTGGTGTCAGGCTCATCAGAACCAACCTCACCGAGAAGGAGGTAAGACCACGCATCAAGGAGCTCGTTGACACGCTCTTCAAGAACGTCCCGAGCGGACTTGGAAGCAAGGGAAGGGTAAGGCTTCACTGGAGCCAGCTCGACGACGTGTTGGCTGACGGCGCCAAGTGGGCCGTTGACAACGGCTACGGCTGGAAGGAGGACCTGGAGCACCTTGAGGAAGGCGGGAGAATGGAGGGAGCAGACCCAAGTGCGGTAAGCCAGAAGGCAAAGCAGAGGGGTGCGCCACAGCTCGGTTCCCTCGGCTCAGGAAACCACTTCCTTGAGGTTCAGGTCGTTGACAAAATCTACGACGAGGAGATAGCCAAAGCGTACGGCCTCTTCGAGGGGCAGGTCGTCGTGATGGTCCACACCGGTTCGCGCGGTCTCGGCCACCAAGTGGCGAGCGACTACCTCAGGATAATGGAGAAGGCCAACAGGAAGTACGGAATCCCCTGGCCCGACCGCGAGCTTGTCAGCGTTCCCTTCCAGAGCGAAGAAGGTCAGAGGTACTTCAGCGCGATGAAAGCGGCCGCGAACTTCGCCTGGGCCAACAGGCAGATGATAACCCACTGGGTCAGGGAGAGCTTCGAGGAGGTCTTCAAGAGGAAAGCGGAAGATATGGAGATGCACATCGTTTACGACGTCGCCCACAACATAGCGAAGGTGGAGGAGCACGAGGTTGACGAAAGAAAGGTCAAGGTCGTCGTCCACAGGAAGGGAGCGACGAGGGCTTTCCCTGCCGGCCACCCGGACGTGCCGAGAGCTTACCGCGACGTAGGACAGCCGGTTCTCATTCCGGGCTCGATGGGAACCGCGAGCTACGTCTTAGCCGGAGCCGAGGGCTCGATGAAGGAAACCTTCGGAAGCTCCTGCCACGGCGCAGGAAGGCTTCTCAGCAGGAAGGCCGCAACGAGGCAGTACCGCGGTGACAGGCTCAGGAACGAGCTCATGAAGAGGGGAATCTACGTCCGCGCGGCCTCGCTCAGGGTCGTTGCGGAGGAGGCGCCGGGTGCCTACAAGAGCGTCGACAACGTCGTCAGCGTCGTCCACCAGGCGGGTATAGCGAAGCTTGTCGCGAGAATGCGCCCGATGGGCGTCGCGAAGGGCTGA
- a CDS encoding archease: MRTWEHYEHTADIGVRGYGSTLEEAFEAVALGLFDVMVNVRKVEPRECREVEVEEEDLEALLYSFLEELLVLHDMEGLVFGDVRVKIEKTENGYRLKAKACGEPLSEKHEPKEEVKAITYHDMRIEKLPDGRWMAQFVPDL, from the coding sequence ATGAGAACCTGGGAGCACTACGAGCACACGGCAGACATAGGCGTTCGCGGTTACGGCTCAACGCTGGAGGAGGCCTTCGAGGCTGTTGCATTAGGTCTCTTTGATGTTATGGTGAACGTGAGGAAGGTCGAGCCGAGGGAGTGTCGCGAGGTTGAGGTGGAGGAAGAGGACCTGGAGGCGCTCCTGTACAGCTTCCTTGAGGAACTCCTGGTGCTCCACGACATGGAAGGGTTAGTCTTCGGCGACGTCAGGGTCAAGATAGAGAAGACAGAGAACGGCTACCGCCTCAAAGCAAAGGCCTGTGGCGAACCTTTAAGCGAGAAGCACGAACCAAAGGAGGAAGTTAAGGCGATAACCTACCATGACATGAGGATTGAGAAACTGCCGGACGGGCGCTGGATGGCGCAGTTCGTCCCCGACCTGTGA
- a CDS encoding YigZ family protein produces the protein MRTLKGVGTARLVVKKSVFIGYASPVKNEEEAKAFIAKIKAHHGDANHNVSAYVINDGRNFAVRYDDDGEPKGSAGKPVLKVIQNKGLSNVVVVVTRYFGGIKLGYGGLVKAYGETASRAIENAGIVEVYETERFQVTFPYSLFHTVRETIEKAGARVVGEDYSGSVTFTVEVRKGEAEELMEFLMEKTRGKVKVRGSP, from the coding sequence ATGAGGACTCTAAAAGGCGTCGGGACGGCCAGACTCGTTGTGAAGAAGTCGGTCTTCATCGGCTACGCCTCGCCCGTTAAAAACGAGGAGGAAGCCAAGGCATTTATCGCAAAAATTAAGGCCCACCACGGCGACGCAAACCACAACGTCTCTGCCTACGTTATAAACGACGGTCGGAACTTCGCGGTCCGCTACGATGACGACGGCGAGCCGAAGGGGAGCGCCGGAAAGCCCGTCCTGAAAGTGATTCAGAACAAAGGCCTGAGCAACGTGGTCGTCGTGGTCACGCGCTACTTCGGCGGGATAAAGCTCGGCTACGGAGGACTCGTTAAGGCCTACGGCGAGACCGCTAGCAGGGCCATAGAGAACGCGGGAATCGTTGAGGTTTACGAAACGGAGCGTTTTCAGGTTACCTTTCCTTACAGCCTGTTCCACACGGTTAGGGAAACCATAGAGAAGGCCGGTGCGAGGGTCGTTGGCGAGGACTACTCCGGGAGCGTTACCTTCACCGTTGAGGTAAGAAAGGGCGAGGCCGAGGAACTAATGGAGTTTTTGATGGAGAAAACGAGGGGTAAGGTGAAGGTAAGAGGCTCCCCATAA
- a CDS encoding HAD family hydrolase yields the protein MEIPGYGKLEFGTVLFDLNGTLGVDGKVPEDVKELLAKLADRYTVVVLSADTFGTLEEEFKGLPVRIERVSSGAEKAEIAEGYAPYVAVGNGNNDVAMLEKAELAFCVIGQEGATVDALLASDIVVTDVRDAIEMLLNEKKLVATLRR from the coding sequence GTGGAAATACCTGGTTACGGAAAGCTTGAGTTTGGGACGGTCCTTTTTGACCTGAATGGAACGCTCGGTGTCGATGGAAAGGTCCCAGAAGACGTCAAGGAGCTCCTCGCAAAGCTCGCCGACCGCTACACAGTGGTCGTTCTCAGCGCTGACACGTTCGGAACCCTTGAGGAGGAGTTCAAAGGGTTGCCCGTTAGAATCGAGAGGGTCTCAAGCGGTGCCGAGAAGGCCGAGATTGCCGAGGGTTACGCTCCTTATGTGGCCGTTGGCAACGGGAACAACGACGTTGCTATGCTTGAGAAGGCTGAGCTGGCCTTCTGCGTGATTGGGCAGGAAGGGGCGACCGTTGATGCACTCCTCGCGAGTGACATAGTCGTCACGGACGTTAGGGACGCGATAGAGATGCTCCTCAACGAGAAGAAACTCGTAGCGACTCTGAGGAGGTAG
- a CDS encoding phosphatase PAP2 family protein, with amino-acid sequence MNPLLARLRDREVLVRLNAFILSYFGWIAFGVLYGYIGRWSVDVTREFLKLPLTSRSLVLGLLHYTRSIPPLYATLRGVYYFGFAGSIAFMVLYILLYLRDLKTSDELLARYLMAYAGAGTVYLIFHIHAPHYVYHIPGYSVDNTLLTRQEFVLPSLHNTFAAINIITIWKYRKRLGGKVLIAINTIIPFATVLLGHHWIYDVLTGFLLAWAVSRVTDGWAVRIPRSLYRLELKSLGALTMFNFVLATLMLLIALDPQKWLMVIRSILSQP; translated from the coding sequence ATGAACCCACTCCTTGCGAGGCTTCGTGACAGGGAGGTCCTCGTCAGGCTCAACGCGTTCATCCTCAGTTATTTTGGGTGGATAGCCTTCGGCGTCCTTTACGGCTACATCGGCAGGTGGAGCGTTGATGTCACCAGAGAATTCTTAAAACTTCCCCTTACGTCAAGGTCTCTTGTTCTTGGACTCCTCCACTACACCCGCTCGATACCTCCGCTCTATGCAACCCTAAGGGGAGTCTACTACTTCGGATTCGCGGGTTCAATAGCGTTCATGGTTCTCTACATCCTGCTGTACCTGCGTGACCTTAAAACCTCGGACGAGCTCCTCGCAAGGTACCTGATGGCGTACGCGGGAGCGGGAACCGTCTACCTAATATTCCACATCCACGCCCCGCACTACGTTTACCACATCCCCGGATACTCCGTTGATAACACCCTGCTGACGAGGCAGGAGTTCGTATTACCGTCACTGCACAACACCTTCGCTGCGATAAACATCATAACAATCTGGAAGTACAGAAAGCGTCTTGGGGGAAAAGTTCTCATAGCAATCAACACGATAATCCCCTTCGCCACCGTGCTCCTCGGGCACCACTGGATATACGACGTCCTCACGGGTTTCCTCCTTGCATGGGCGGTTTCCCGCGTAACGGACGGATGGGCGGTAAGGATTCCCCGGAGCCTCTACCGCCTTGAGCTCAAATCACTTGGCGCCCTTACCATGTTCAACTTCGTCCTGGCAACACTGATGCTCCTCATAGCCCTCGACCCCCAGAAGTGGCTGATGGTAATCCGGAGCATCCTCAGCCAGCCCTGA